From a single Eremothecium sinecaudum strain ATCC 58844 chromosome III, complete sequence genomic region:
- the NOP10 gene encoding snoRNP complex protein NOP10 (Syntenic homolog of Ashbya gossypii AGR354W; Syntenic homolog of Saccharomyces cerevisiae YHR072W-A (NOP10)): MHLMYTIGPDGKRVYTLKKTTDDGEITKSAHPARFSPDDKYSRQRVTLKKRFGMLPNQQQ; this comes from the coding sequence ATGCATTTGATGTATACTATTGGCCCAGACGGCAAGAGAGTCTACACTCTAAAGAAAACCACCGATGATGGCGAGATCACTAAATCTGCCCACCCCGCAAGATTTTCTCCAGATGACAAGTACTCCAGACAAAGAGTTACTCTAAAGAAACGGTTCGGAATGTTGCCAAACCAGCAACAATAA
- the OSH3 gene encoding oxysterol-binding protein related protein OSH3 (Syntenic homolog of Ashbya gossypii AGR356W; Syntenic homolog of Saccharomyces cerevisiae YHR073W (OSH3)), with the protein METIDIQNKSFVLRWVKVKRGDVVNYQLKPLKRSICFGIYKKVKDSPVPSVTVASKGSPSQNWNLSSPIEMPQVHIEADDTNLMTEFRNRALSLSSSTLTRDDLEDSNGLSPSPELQVRLDQSGLLKVLWNGNVNGNELHQGSLSAEDDTEDSYYAFVLDNTYSKTARKKVLFNASVIHHPPYYDCESTLSKDENTQDFPSCTNSTSVYGLPTVNNYSQSELFRLKQGRILQGYLLKKRRKRLQGFKKRFFKLDYKYGTLSYYINERNSVCRGEMVINLSTVSANKKTRLIVIDSGMEIWALKAREEQEWLTWIEAIQSCYNKQNSKNAVENASQKVNLQGQAQALMTELHLAQTKLQECKNYAMRNSQYYERNGPKNSVVPTPSDSGSSTLSSTKVPFIRNRNVSVAENSNGNNDARIVAPLVSNSTLGNHASSNNLNGQANENMMYEKLTELEHYIATISTQCRMIFTSPLFVTFTTADRPDKNASTKSSAAASVFSEEFFDALDDVNAVIMLDDEEGVDTLDQKLFNGSMQQILDEEYETDTSRALVGSEFHDIQRTPSHDIQRTPSPDKQSSDSKGLFPLPITETIIRRDDVLKPTTPPPSLLSFLRKNVGKDLNSISMPITSNEPITVLQLMAETFEYSELLTNAALTENPIDRLAFVAAFAMSYLSIHRVKARAMRKPLNPLLGETYELIREDKGFRLISEKVSHKPQVFAFHVEHSEWECNYAISPVQKFWGKSLEFTNEGIIRVTIKSTGEKFQWSQPSMLLKNIITGERYVEPSNQFEVTSSEGARAVVSFKHSGMFSSRSEDLNILLYDKNGKLCDSLKGQWTSGIIHNRTGEVIWKVGDLIADAPKKFGFTKFAANLNGITKLEEGNLPPTDCRLRPDLRLYEAGVIEASEELKLKLEKQQRERRNNGLDFRPLYFTKHNGEWRYITGSNSYWEKRRRQDWHDAPQIW; encoded by the coding sequence ATGGAGACTATTGATATTCAAAACAAGTCTTTTGTCCTTAGGTGGGTTAAAGTAAAACGAGGCGATGTGGTAAACTATCAATTGAAACCCTTGAAACGGTCAATATGCTTCGGAATTTATAAGAAGGTCAAGGATTCCCCTGTACCATCGGTTACAGTGGCCTCTAAGGGTTCTCCTAGCCAAAATTGGAACTTGTCGTCTCCGATAGAAATGCCTCAAGTACATATTGAGGCAGACGATACGAATTTGATGACAGAGTTTCGCAACAGAGCATTGAGCCTCAGTTCTAGTACTCTGACTCGTGATGACCTTGAAGATAGTAATGGGCTTTCACCTAGTCCTGAATTACAGGTTAGGCTTGACCAATCGGGGTTGTTGAAGGTTTTATGGAACGGGAACGTCAATGGTAACGAATTACATCAAGGTTCTTTGTCTGCTGAAGATGATACTGAGGATTCATATTATGCATTTGTTTTAGACAATACTTATTCAAAAACTGCTCGGAAAAAGGTGTTATTTAATGCTAGTGTGATTCACCACCCACCCTATTATGATTGTGAGTCAACTTTGTCCAAAGATGAAAATACCCAGGATTTCCCTTCATGTACGAACTCTACATCTGTATACGGATTACCGACTGTGAATAATTATTCCCAGAGTGAATTATTTCGCCTCAAGCAGGGACGAATTCTACAGGGATATCTCCTGAAGAAACGGCGTAAAAGGCTCCAAGGGTTTAAGAAGAGGTTCTTTAAGCTTGATTACAAATATGGTACTTTATCTTACTACATTAATGAGCGGAACTCGGTTTGCCGTGGGGAGATGGTCATTAATCTTTCGACTGTTAGCGCTAACAAGAAAACAAGGTTGATAGTCATAGATTCTGGAATGGAAATTTGGGCTTTGAAAGCCAGAGAAGAACAGGAATGGTTGACGTGGATTGAGGCTATTCAATCATGCTACAATAAACAGAATTCGAAGAATGCTGTTGAAAACGCATCTCAGAAAGTAAACTTGCAAGGCCAAGCACAAGCGCTGATGACAGAACTTCACCTGGCCCAAACGAAGTTGCAGGAATGCAAAAATTATGCAATGAGGAACAGCCAGTATTACGAAAGAAACGGCCCCAAAAATTCGGTTGTGCCAACTCCGTCTGATTCTGGTAGCTCTACATTATCTTCGACCAAGGTTCCATTTATTAGAAATAGAAATGTATCGGTTGCGGAAAACAGTAACGGGAATAATGACGCTAGAATAGTGGCTCCTTTAGTTTCTAATAGCACTTTAGGAAACCATGCATCGTCAAACAATCTTAATGGTCAAGCAAATGAAAACATGATGTATGAAAAATTGACCGAATTGGAGCACTACATTGCAACGATTTCCACACAATGCCGTATGATCTTTACCTCACCACTCTTTGTAACTTTTACAACGGCCGATAGACCCGACAAAAATGCTAGTACCAAATCTTCCGCAGCAGCATCAGTATTCTCTGAGGAGTTTTTTGATGCTTTGGATGATGTTAACGCTGTTATAATGTtagatgatgaagaaggtgTTGACACACTTGACCAAAAATTGTTTAATGGATCAATGCAGCAGATTCTTGATGAAGAATATGAAACCGATACATCTAGAGCTTTAGTTGGAAGCGAATTCCATGATATTCAAAGAACTCCATCCCATGATATTCAAAGAACCCCATCCCCAGATAAACAGTCTTCCGATTCCAAAGGCCTTTTTCCATTACCTATAACAGAGACAATAATACGTCGTGATGATGTGCTCAAACCAACTACACCCCCTCCTAGTTTATTGTCCTTTTTACGGAAGAATGTTGGGAAGGATTTGAACTCAATCTCTATGCCGATTACCTCCAATGAACCCATCACTGTTTTGCAGTTAATGGCGGAAACCTTTGAATATTCTGAATTACTAACAAACGCAGCTCTAACTGAAAACCCAATAGATCGACTAGCGTTTGTAGCAGCTTTTGCCATGTCTTACCTTTCCATCCATAGGGTAAAAGCAAGAGCTATGAGAAAACCTTTAAACCCACTTCTTGGCGAGACTTACGAGCTAATTCGCGAAGACAAAGGCTTTAGGTTAATCAGTGAAAAGGTATCCCATAAACCGCAGGTTTTTGCCTTTCATGTTGAACACTCTGAATGGGAATGTAACTATGCTATTTCTCCTGTTCAGAAGTTTTGGGGTAAATCCTTAGAATTCACTAATGAAGGTATCATCCGAGTAACAATTAAGAGCACTGGTGAGAAGTTCCAGTGGAGTCAACCTTCTATGCTTCTTAAGAATATTATTACCGGAGAACGTTATGTGGAACCTTCAAATCAGTTTGAGGTCACTTCTTCGGAGGGTGCTCGAGCAGTTGTTTCATTTAAACATAGTGGGATGTTTAGTAGCCGGTCAGAAGATTTGAATATACTCCTTTACGACAAGAATGGCAAGCTCTGTGACAGTCTCAAGGGGCAATGGACAAGTGGCATTATACATAACAGGACTGGTGAGGTCATTTGGAAGGTAGGTGACCTCATTGCTGACGCACCAAAGAAGTTCGGCTTTACTAAGTTCGCAGCCAACCTTAATGGAATCACAAAGCTTGAAGAGGGAAACCTCCCTCCCACCGATTGCAGATTGAGGCCGGATTTGCGGTTGTACGAGGCTGGTGTCATTGAGGCATCGGAAGAGCTAAAGCTCAAGCTAGAGAAACAACAGCGTGAGCGTAGGAACAATGGCCTTGACTTTAGACCATTGTATTTCACAAAGCATAATGGTGAGTGGAGATACATCACAGGCAGTAACAGTTACTGGGAAAAGAGAAGACGACAAGATTGGCATGATGCTCCACAAATTTGGTGA
- the SWA2 gene encoding auxilin-like protein SWA2 (Syntenic homolog of Ashbya gossypii AGR352C; Syntenic homolog of Saccharomyces cerevisiae YDR320C (SWA2)), with protein MSDPFADLISNFKGSKVVKSKQSKNVSLNDLMLKGTSSATCTSSPSPKSCSPPDDILQVKQKSVFGNLSSAQTNNTVASDVFDDFFGDSKVASSQSVHTNEASLIDIDDPATFSRSPIQNEPSFQDDKRDFELAQMLSLGLSIDIAKSYYDKGKNYEQVLEEVQNDGSSESIEDIDSRNDVPTALSDGSDFMSMASGFIKRGRTFVEDSIQKTMTKIDSSHASSNQRKSGLSSAVAGALSTPLASGCSASMKPHWGGHSVKASPGREGPVEPSSAFARKETAESPKTDNHNTLLDLSDDEFSSPVNYTSASAHISQLELSGYEEFNFKGKNHFQVGDYFTACDAFMKSLNTLPASHPLRFIALSNIIATESKMGEITNALQHIETACGMMDNTDLDSVIQYSNPPKTYREIWSKIILKKAEIMEGSDEYEKALDAYKLLISMGIVNNKVLVGKTRCQKAITPKKSKPPSQKPSRALETGAERTRTIPKESPVTRQKFKENESQGERERFQLHDKVEARIHKWINGKETDLRQLLVGLPAVLTWVNWNPVSGSELVLPKKVKVTYLKAIAKTHPDKIPSCTSMENKMLAENIFATLTKAWEVFKVENDLN; from the coding sequence ATGAGTGACCCATTTGCAGACCTAATTTCTAATTTTAAGGGGAGTAAAGTTGTGAAAAGCAAGCAGTCTAAAAATGTTTCATTAAATGATCTTATGTTAAAGGGGACATCCTCAGCTACTTGTACTTCATCTCCATCTCCTAAAAGTTGTTCGCCACCTGATGATATACTTCAAGTGAAACAGAAATCCGTATTTGGAAATTTATCTTCCGCTCAAACTAATAACACAGTCGCTTCTGATGTGTTTGATGACTTTTTTGGTGATTCTAAGGTGGCATCATCGCAATCGGTTCACACAAATGAAGCGTCTTTGATTGACATTGATGATCCTGCTACGTTTTCAAGGAGTCCAATCCAAAACGAGCCATCTTTCCAAGATGATAAGCGGGATTTTGAGCTTGCTCAAATGCTTTCTTTGGGGCTTTCTATAGATATTGCCAAGTCGTACTATGACAAAGGGAAAAACTATGAACAGGTTTTAGAGGAGGTTCAGAACGATGGGAGCTCTGAGTCtattgaagatattgattCTAGAAATGATGTTCCAACCGCACTAAGCGATGGAAGTGACTTCATGTCAATGGCGTCTGGCTTTATCAAACGGGGGCGCACTTTTGTCGAGGACAGTATTCAGAAAACCATGACAAAAATCGACAGTTCCCACGCGTCAAGTAACCAGCGGAAATCCGGGCTGAGCTCGGCGGTTGCTGGTGCGCTATCAACACCGTTGGCTTCGGGCTGTTCAGCTAGTATGAAACCGCACTGGGGTGGCCATTCTGTCAAGGCTTCTCCAGGTCGTGAGGGTCCAGTTGAGCCATCATCGGCATTCGCTAGAAAAGAAACTGCAGAGTCCCCGAAGACTGATAATCACAATACACTTCTGGATCTGAGTGATGACGAATTCTCATCTCCCGTCAATTACACGTCAGCAAGTGCTCATATTTCACAACTAGAACTTTCCGGTTATGAAGAATTTAATTTTAAAGGTAAGAATCATTTCCAAGTAGGCGATTACTTTACAGCATGTGATGCGTTTATGAAGTCTTTGAATACTCTACCTGCCTCTCACCCCCTTCGTTTCATAGCATTGTCAAATATAATTGCGACAGAATCGAAGATGGGTGAAATAACAAATGCATTGCAACATATAGAAACTGCATGTGGGATGATGGATAATACTGACTTAGATAGTGTTATTCAATATTCAAATCCACCAAAAACTTATAGGGAGATTTGGAGTAAGATTATATTAAAGAAAGCGGAAATTATGGAAGGTTCCGATGAATACGAAAAAGCTCTAGATGCATATAAGCTTTTAATTTCAATGGGCATAGTAAACAACAAAGTCTTGGTTGGCAAAACGCGCTGTCAGAAGGCTATTACACCTAAAAAATCAAAACCGCCCTCACAAAAACCCTCTCGTGCTCTTGAAACTGGAGCAGAACGAACTAGGACTATACCGAAGGAATCACCTGTAACTAGGCAAAAGTTCAAGGAAAATGAGTCCCAAGGAGAAAGAGAACGCTTCCAGCTGCATGACAAAGTTGAAGCTCGTATCCATAAATGGATCAATGGAAAGGAAACAGATTTGCGACAATTGCTTGTTGGTCTACCCGCCGTGCTAACGTGGGTCAATTGGAACCCAGTCAGTGGAAGTGAGTTAGTGTTGCCAAAAAAAGTGAAGGTTACCTATTTGAAAGCTATTGCCAAAACTCATCCTGATAAAATACCATCTTGTACCAGTATGGAAAATAAAATGCTGGCGGAAAATATCTTTGCGACTCTGACAAAAGCATGGGAAGTTTTCAAAGTGGAAAACGATTtgaattaa
- the MCM21 gene encoding Mcm21p (Syntenic homolog of Ashbya gossypii AGR349W; Syntenic homolog of Saccharomyces cerevisiae YDR318W (MCM21); 1-intron in Ashbya gossypii) yields MSELIDLKQDIDSLNREILSIEKHLKSIKDELEKERKGFVLSQATTDAIIEDGIELNSKYGYWWADHPEMKSYLFNHSNGWDITKNNSDSTTRIKTLRNDILRHDRELKMEPDFEQRMFDPSIASFFDVDILRSLSKRNKLIPPTAAEQSTAALVDFVELENCYRMSGITFFPLVSPGKLHALKDTTKTEEMADELLGIRMEVFNELQRCYEPPYYILLMRNPKANDNWLLFKHTIPRVIDTEHIWSSTHHGIISTDMQIHNFARRCYVGLLDLHYRVNFVSNLDPELFRDITIDSYAVSLSFKVTNNTEALSVTIQMQEKSIINCNIDSKIHDEWSNVLLGDIDDLPDKVRTLQASI; encoded by the exons ATGTCCGAATTGATTGATTTGAAGCAGGATATTGACTCTTTAAATAGGGAGA TCTTATCCATAGAAAAACATTTGAAATCCATAAAAGATGAATTAGAGAAGGAGAGGAAAGGCTTTGTGCTATCACAAGCTACTACTGACGCGATTATAGAGGACGGGATTGAGCTTAATTCAAAATATGGCTATTGGTGGGCTGATCATCCTGAAATGAAGAGTTACTTATTTAATCACAGTAATGGTTGGGATATAACCAAGAATAACTCTGACAGTACTACTAGGATTAAAACGCTTCGAAATGATATACTACGACATGACAGGGAGTTAAAGATGGAGCCTGATTTTGAACAACGAATGTTTGATCCATCGATAGCGTCGTTTTTTGACGTTGATATCTTGCGATCCCTAAGCAAGCGTAACAAACTAATCCCACCTACTGCAGCTGAGCAGTCCACTGCAGCGTTAGTCGATTTTGTTGAGTTGGAGAATTGCTATCGAATGTCAGGAATTACCTTTTTCCCTTTGGTTTCTCCAGGCAAACTACATGCGCTGAAAGATACTACGAAAACTGAAGAGATGGCGGACGAGCTTTTAGGCATTAGAATGGAAGTATTTAACGAATTGCAGCGCTGTTACGAGCCTCCTTACTACATCTTGTTGATGAGAAATCCTAAAGCGAATGACAACTGGTTATTATTTAAGCATACTATTCCGAGGGTTATTGACACTGAACATATATGGTCCTCTACTCATCATGGGATCATTTCTACTGATATGCAGATCCACAATTTTGCCAGGAGGTGTTACGTTGGGCTTCTAGACCTACATTATAGGGTGAATTTTGTTTCGAATTTAGATCCGGAGTTATTTAGAGACATTACAATAGACTCCTATGCTGTTTCGCTCTCATTTAAGGTAACCAACAACACTGAGGCGCTATCAGTCACAATCCAAATGCAAGAAAAATCTATAATTAACTGTAATATAGATTCTAAAATACACGACGAGTGGTCAAACGTCCTGTTAGGAGATATAGATGATTTGCCGGACAAGGTACGCACCCTTCAGGCATCAATATAG
- a CDS encoding uncharacterized protein (Syntenic homolog of Ashbya gossypii AGR353C; Non-syntenic homolog of Saccharomyces cerevisiae YLR012C) → MTGVTNANKTHWLDEWFLVPKSLKASELASFMSDTDKMGSFIFMWFMIIILFLLACLILSSLYEYLFAMKRRLAKQQKEAAECQSPVWVSTYDYHTKLTPSQQEAYLDYSQRMFELQRKRLESGGATISEEPKLNTEEGSNWLKTLTQWTGEKAHIAKWSRKQQRNIKPEDMV, encoded by the coding sequence ATGACAGGAGTTACTAATGCGAATAAAACGCATTGGCTAGACGAGTGGTTCCTAGTACCCAAGTCGCTCAAGGCATCTGAGTTGGCGTCTTTTATGAGCGATACAGACAAAATGGGCTCGTTCATATTTATGTGGTTTATGATCATTATTCTCTTTTTATTGGCTTGTCTAATTCTGTCCTCTCTTTACGAATACCTGTTTGCAATGAAACGAAGATTAGCGAAACAGCAGAAAGAAGCTGCTGAGTGCCAGAGTCCGGTATGGGTATCTACATATGACTATCACACGAAATTAACTCCTTCGCAGCAAGAAGCTTACTTAGATTACTCACAGCGTATGTTTGAGCTGCAGCGTAAAAGGTTAGAGAGCGGAGGTGCTACGATATCTGAAGAGCCGAAATTAAACACCGAGGAAGGATCCAATTGGCTAAAGACCCTTACTCAATGGACAGGTGAAAAAGCACACATTGCTAAATGGAGCCGTAAACAGCAACGAAATATAAAACCCGAGGATATGGTATGA
- the ERG7 gene encoding lanosterol synthase ERG7 (Syntenic homolog of Ashbya gossypii AGR351W; Syntenic homolog of Saccharomyces cerevisiae YHR072W (ERG7)) encodes MLYSEQLGLPITDNRRWRLYCDTYGAERWDYIPEEDIERIPQTNFVKWLLRTGDFPYPNPKVNSSDPGFRASDATYNGAKFFSMIQDEESGIFPCQYQGPMFMTIGYVTFCYITGIEIPEHNKVEMIRYIVNLSHPVDGGWGLHTEGASTMFGTVVNYVILRLLGLPKDHIVCKKARRVLIHHRGAISSPHWAKIWLSLLNLYDWSGVNPAPPDQWLLPYFLTTHPARWWVHTRSIYLPVSYLAGIRYSCKLTPILEEIRSEIYVEPYDQIDFTKHRNTTCGVDLHYPHSMALDILNCCIVFYEKYLRPTWLLKRGNKRVYELIEKDVQNSDNLTVGPVSFAFSAIVAFIEKGRDSPEVERFADKFKEILFHGPLGLTVMGTNGAQVWDCSLFIQYMFMVDLAELPEFRDSIVKAYKFLCRSQFTEECVEGSFRDKRVGGWPFSTKTQGFTVSDCTAEALKAVIMVKKSPAFADVHDEISTKNLENAIDVLLSLQNLGSFEYGSFASYEKIRATLLMEKLNPAEIFCNIMVEYPYVECTDSSVLGLQYFLDNYDYRKEEISHSIKIAVDYIKRSQQKDGSWYGSWGICYTYAGMFALEALYTVHENYENSEVVRKGCDFLVKRQMPDGGWGESMRSCELHTYVNSNKKSQIIQTAWTVIGLLLADYPDKAVIDRGIQILKSRQTVHGEWKYESIEGVFNHSCAIEYPSYRFLFPMKALGLYAKKYGENAI; translated from the coding sequence ATGCTTTATTCGGAGCAGCTTGGATTGCCAATTACCGATAATAGGCGCTGGCGGCTTTACTGTGACACTTACGGTGCAGAAAGATGGGATTACATtccagaagaagatattgaaCGTATTCCTCAAACGAATTTTGTAAAATGGTTGCTCAGGACTGGTGATTTTCCTTATCCTAATCCCAAGGTTAATAGCTCAGATCCTGGATTCCGTGCCTCGGATGCAACTTATAATGGTGCGAAGTTCTTCTCTATGATACAAGACGAAGAATCTGGAATATTTCCATGTCAATACCAAGGTCCTATGTTTATGACGATTGGTTATGTTACTTTCTGTTACATTACTGGTATTGAGATTCCAGAGCATAATAAGGTGGAGATGATCAGATATATAGTGAATCTTAGTCATCCTGTTGATGGAGGATGGGGTTTGCATACAGAAGGAGCTTCTACAATGTTTGGTACGGTTGTCAATTACGTGATCCTGAGGCTTTTAGGATTACCAAAGGATCACATTGTATGTAAGAAAGCTCGAAGAGTCTTAATACACCATAGAGGAGCGATCAGTTCTCCCCATTGGGCTAAAATCTGGTTGTCGCTTTTAAACCTTTACGACTGGTCTGGCGTGAATCCTGCTCCGCCTGATCAATGGCTATTGCCATATTTTCTGACTACCCATCCGGCTAGATGGTGGGTCCATACACGGTCAATTTACTTACCTGTCAGTTATTTAGCGGGTATTAGGTATTCGTGTAAGTTGACGCCAATACTAGAAGAGATTAGATCGGAGATTTACGTTGAGCCGTATGATCAAATCGATTTCACCAAACATAGGAATACAACTTGTGGTGTGGATTTACATTATCCACACTCTATGGCTCTTGACATACTTAACTGCTGCATTGTTTTTTACGAGAAGTACTTACGTCCAACATGGCTATTGAAAAGAGGTAATAAACGTGTGTACGAACTAATAGAGAAAGACGTTCAGAATTCAGATAACCTTACTGTTGGACCTGTTAGCTTTGCTTTCTCCGCAATTGTAGCTTTTATTGAAAAGGGTCGTGATTCACCGGAGGTTGAGCGCTTCGCAGACAAATTCAAAGAGATCCTGTTTCATGGTCCTCTAGGTTTAACAGTGATGGGTACGAATGGTGCTCAGGTGTGGGACTGCTCATTGTTTATTCAGTACATGTTCATGGTTGACCTTGCAGAATTACCGGAGTTCAGAGATTCTATTGTTAAAGCTTATAAATTTCTTTGTCGTTCTCAATTTACTGAGGAGTGTGTCGAAGGTAGCTTCCGGGACAAACGTGTTGGCGGTTGGCCATTCTCTACGAAGACTCAAGGTTTTACCGTTTCCGACTGTACCGCCGAAGCATTGAAAGCTGTTATCATGGTCAAAAAGTCCCCTGCTTTTGCAGATGTCCATGACGAAATATCTACCAAGAACCTAGAAAATGCCATTGACGTTCTACTCAGCTTACAAAATTTAGGCTCGTTTGAATATGGTTCATTTGCATCATATGAGAAAATTAGGGCCACGCTGTTGATGGAGAAACTTAACCCAGCTGAAATATTTTGCAACATAATGGTTGAATATCCGTACGTTGAATGCACCGATTCATCAGTACTAGGTCTACAGTACTTCCTTGATAACTACGATTATCGTAAGGAAGAGATTTCCCACTCCATCAAGATTGCTGTTGATTATATTAAACGCTCTCAGCAGAAGGATGGATCCTGGTATGGATCCTGGGGTATTTGCTACACATATGCAGGTATGTTTGCTCTAGAGGCGTTGTATACAGTGCATGAAAACTACGAAAACTCTGAAGTAGTTCGGAAAGGTTGTGACTTTTTAGTCAAGCGACAAATGCCCGATGGTGGTTGGGGCGAATCAATGAGATCTTGTGAACTCCATACCTATGTTAATAGTAACAAGAAATCTCAAATTATCCAAACTGCCTGGACTGTGATTGGCTTATTACTAGCAGATTATCCTGACAAAGCTGTAATTGATCGTGGAATTCAAATATTGAAATCTAGACAAACTGTACATGGTGAGTGGAAGTATGAAAGTATAGAGGGTGTTTTCAACCATTCATGTGCAATTGAATATCCAAGTTACAGATTCTTGTTCCCCATGAAAGCCCTTGGGCTTTATGCCAAAAAATACGGAGAAAACGCCATTTAG
- the DAD4 gene encoding Dad4p (Syntenic homolog of Ashbya gossypii AGR355C; Syntenic homolog of Saccharomyces cerevisiae YDR320C-A (DAD4)) → MASASQMENPHEKVQINILARIISNVERLNQSVATLNQELQRINSRNKNIEIMGQMCENYGNAIEFNLDTTGNKKPPV, encoded by the coding sequence ATGGCATCAGCCTCCCAAATGGAAAACCCGCATGAAAAGGTGCAGATTAATATCTTGGCAAGGATTATCAGTAACGTTGAACGTTTAAATCAGAGTGTAGCTACCCTCAACCAGGAGCTACAGCGTATTAATAGcagaaataaaaatatcGAAATAATGGGTCAAATGTGTGAAAACTACGGCAACGCCATCGAATTTAACCTTGATACTACTGGGAATAAGAAACCTCCGGTATGA
- the YFT2 gene encoding Yft2p (Syntenic homolog of Ashbya gossypii AGR350C; Syntenic homolog of Saccharomyces cerevisiae YDR319C), protein MRGEHYQPEYKMESSLSKVDRAILRRYYVFIYPIILLCGMTVRFVLGKERLAYEMNHWYLIKSDNIFNVVFADNGNKIWMTLICFLAFQQFSIRNQAAFRLPLSSRNIGANEAYNYRSALQLGLQYTFKFTMVKFLLFIEFWFIDHVFMWTGGYCSIDNIKNAMECHGKGGKWEGGFDISGHFCYLMTCSLALWFELTDLIKYTVTNEIPQAKLMKVTKYSTLTVLVMWLLLLSVTSIYYHTLIEKVLGVLMGYLCPFILYIYIPYHYKLQKILY, encoded by the coding sequence ATGCGAGGAGAACATTACCAGCCAGAATACAAAATGGAAAGCTCGTTAAGCAAGGTGGATAGGGCGATCCTTAGGCGGTACTATGTTTTCATTTACCCAATCATACTGCTGTGTGGAATGACGGTGAGATTCGTGCTAGGTAAAGAGAGATTGGCGTATGAAATGAACCACTGGTACCTCATTAAAAGCgataatatttttaatgtGGTATTTGCAGATAATGGGAATAAGATCTGGATGACATTAATATGTTTTCTGGCTTTTCAACAGTTTTCAATAAGAAATCAAGCTGCGTTTAGGCTTCCATTATCTTCACGTAATATTGGCGCCAATGAGGCATATAACTATAGAAGTGCGTTACAGCTGGGACTTCAGTATACATTCAAGTTTACTATGGTTAAGTTCCTCTTATTTATTGAATTTTGGTTTATTGATCATGTATTTATGTGGACTGGTGGCTATTGTAGTATcgataatattaaaaatgCAATGGAATGCCACGGCAAGGGCGGTAAATGGGAGGGTGGATTTGATATAAGTGGCCACTTCTGCTACCTTATGACGTGTAGTCTGGCACTGTGGTTTGAATTGACTGACCTAATAAAGTATACTGTAACTAACGAGATACCGCAGGCGAAATTGATGAAAGTTACCAAGTATTCGACCTTGACGGTACTAGTGATGTGGCTTTTGCTACTAAGCGTGACCTCGATATATTACCACACTTTGATTGAGAAGGTTCTGGGCGTGCTTATGGGATACTTGTGTCCATTTATTCTATACATTTATATTCCCTATCATTATAAACTACAGAAAATACTATATTGA